Proteins from one Cellulosilyticum lentocellum DSM 5427 genomic window:
- a CDS encoding response regulator transcription factor: MAAILVVEDEIAINELVRRNLGLVGHTCYSAMNGLEALELIKSKNVDLVILDIMLPKLDGFGVLEQMKDTPTILLTAKSNVEDRVKGLVMGADDYIIKPFEMLELLARVEAVLRRTRKEEDVFEVKEVKVEFGSRKIYLRGKLVDCTPKEYELLEVLIKNRNVALSREKLLEMIWGYDYMGETRTVDVHIQRLRKKLELEGQIATVYKLGYRLEVWYEK, encoded by the coding sequence ATGGCAGCAATTTTAGTAGTAGAAGATGAGATAGCCATTAATGAATTAGTAAGAAGAAACTTAGGTTTAGTAGGGCATACATGTTATTCTGCAATGAATGGATTGGAAGCACTAGAGCTAATTAAAAGTAAGAACGTTGACTTAGTAATTTTAGACATCATGCTCCCTAAATTAGATGGATTTGGGGTATTAGAGCAAATGAAAGATACACCAACTATATTACTAACAGCTAAGAGTAATGTAGAGGATCGAGTGAAAGGTTTAGTAATGGGGGCAGATGATTACATTATTAAGCCTTTTGAGATGTTAGAACTTCTTGCAAGAGTAGAAGCTGTACTAAGGCGAACTAGAAAAGAGGAGGATGTCTTTGAAGTCAAGGAAGTCAAAGTCGAATTTGGGAGTAGAAAGATTTATTTAAGAGGAAAGCTCGTTGATTGTACGCCTAAAGAATATGAACTCTTAGAAGTGCTTATAAAAAATAGAAATGTAGCTTTATCTAGAGAAAAACTATTAGAAATGATATGGGGATATGATTATATGGGTGAGACACGCACGGTAGATGTTCATATTCAAAGGCTTAGAAAAAAGTTAGAACTAGAAGGTCAAATTGCAACAGTATATAAATTAGGTTATCGATTAGAGGTATGGTATGAAAAATAA
- a CDS encoding sensor histidine kinase yields MKNKTYRWVLGLFLAFFYMLLIVFCVFNVKKDFTRVKESYLREHYFLTNNVLKSLLALERKNYTVDESIKRCYKDYKEQYEGQGIYLQVYKEKECLYTNMPQEIIIDMSKISKVRDKREVGITNIESRKYIRVAGYLPEQYSQYAIVCYADITNIVDDWVKNTVSIFIVAIIFTVILSICLLILFEYLFKPLEKISDVSMKIAEGEYEERLDIKGEGEIAKVVHSFNTMSDKITDQMQTLEENAKEKQMLIDNLAHELRTPLTAIYGYAEYMQKTRLQEEDKYVSTQFILDESRRLKSISEMLLGMSALREEVEIDMRIINMGELLDRIAQLESIKLKEKGIQYTYSSTIKELYGNEDLIESMLVNLLDNAIKACYETKGFITLKAYEKGAEKIIEVIDNGKGMTKEEISHITEAFYRVDKSRNRIEGGNGLGLALCEEIARKHHARLSFESKPNEGTKVKVVFALRI; encoded by the coding sequence ATGAAAAATAAAACGTATAGATGGGTTTTAGGATTATTTTTAGCATTTTTTTATATGCTTCTTATTGTGTTTTGTGTCTTTAATGTAAAAAAAGATTTTACTAGAGTCAAAGAAAGTTATCTCAGAGAACATTACTTTTTAACTAATAATGTTTTAAAGAGTTTGCTTGCACTAGAAAGGAAAAACTACACCGTAGATGAGTCCATTAAGAGATGCTATAAGGATTATAAAGAACAATATGAAGGACAAGGCATTTATTTACAAGTGTATAAAGAGAAAGAATGCCTTTATACCAATATGCCACAAGAAATCATAATAGATATGAGCAAGATTAGTAAAGTAAGAGATAAGAGGGAAGTAGGCATCACAAACATTGAGAGTAGAAAATACATTAGAGTAGCAGGTTATTTACCGGAGCAGTATAGTCAGTATGCCATTGTTTGCTATGCAGATATTACAAACATAGTAGATGACTGGGTTAAAAATACAGTTTCCATATTTATAGTGGCAATTATTTTTACAGTCATTTTAAGCATTTGTCTGTTAATTCTTTTTGAATATTTATTTAAACCATTAGAGAAAATATCGGATGTTTCTATGAAAATAGCTGAGGGAGAGTACGAGGAAAGATTGGATATAAAAGGAGAAGGAGAAATAGCAAAAGTGGTACATAGCTTTAATACTATGTCGGATAAGATTACGGATCAGATGCAGACACTTGAAGAAAATGCAAAAGAAAAGCAGATGTTAATAGATAATTTAGCTCATGAATTAAGAACACCATTAACAGCCATATATGGTTATGCAGAATATATGCAAAAAACACGTCTACAAGAAGAAGATAAGTATGTCTCTACACAGTTTATTTTGGATGAAAGTAGGAGATTAAAGAGTATATCAGAAATGTTATTAGGTATGTCAGCTCTACGTGAAGAAGTAGAAATTGATATGAGAATAATTAATATGGGCGAGTTACTTGATAGAATAGCACAACTTGAAAGTATTAAACTTAAGGAGAAAGGGATTCAATATACATATTCTAGTACCATTAAAGAACTTTATGGCAATGAAGATTTAATAGAAAGTATGCTAGTTAATTTATTAGATAATGCAATTAAAGCATGTTATGAGACTAAGGGATTTATTACATTAAAGGCTTATGAAAAAGGGGCCGAAAAGATTATTGAAGTAATAGATAATGGAAAGGGAATGACAAAAGAAGAGATTAGTCATATTACAGAGGCATTTTATCGAGTAGATAAATCACGAAATAGAATTGAGGGAGGAAATGGATTAGGACTTGCGTTATGTGAAGAGATTGCAAGAAAACATCATGCAAGATTGTCTTTTGAATCAAAGCCTAATGAAGGAACTAAAGTAAAAGTGGTATTTGCTTTAAGAATATAA
- a CDS encoding flavodoxin family protein: MKVLLVNGSPKAKGCTYTALCEVAGALEKNGIKTEIFHVGTEAIRGCMGCGACRKLDGKCIYQDSVNVFLEKAKTTDGFIFGSPVHYAAASGVLTSFLDRAFYAGKPIFEYKPGAAIASCRRSGATATFDQLNKYFTIANMPVISSSYWNMVHGTNPDEVKQDLEGMQIMRNLGNNMAWILKAIEAGKKVGINIPEREEKVTTSFIR; the protein is encoded by the coding sequence ATGAAAGTATTATTAGTGAATGGTAGCCCAAAAGCAAAGGGTTGTACTTATACTGCACTTTGTGAAGTAGCGGGAGCGTTAGAGAAAAATGGGATTAAAACTGAAATTTTTCATGTAGGGACAGAAGCTATTCGTGGCTGTATGGGGTGTGGTGCCTGTAGGAAATTAGATGGCAAATGCATTTATCAGGATAGTGTTAATGTCTTTTTAGAAAAAGCTAAGACAACAGATGGATTTATATTTGGTTCTCCTGTACATTATGCAGCAGCATCAGGCGTATTAACCTCATTTTTAGACCGTGCTTTTTATGCAGGGAAACCTATTTTTGAATACAAACCAGGAGCTGCTATTGCAAGCTGTAGACGTAGTGGTGCAACAGCCACTTTTGATCAACTTAATAAGTATTTTACAATCGCTAATATGCCAGTGATATCTTCTAGCTACTGGAATATGGTACATGGAACAAATCCAGACGAAGTAAAACAAGATCTAGAAGGTATGCAAATTATGAGAAATCTAGGTAATAACATGGCATGGATCTTAAAAGCTATCGAGGCTGGCAAAAAGGTAGGTATTAACATCCCAGAAAGAGAAGAAAAAGTAACAACAAGCTTTATCAGATAA
- a CDS encoding M13 family metallopeptidase, producing the protein MKLIKKARQKINIVLLAVVMTFSSVQPIAAEQTTVVANKQVRIQDDFYTAVNEKWLQEAVIKPGYPSVSTFGELEDKCRVQLDAIFKQLFENQSQYKANSTERKMINLYNNYLNVEARNKTGITPIKSYMDEIKSAKDLSGITKLLNNLRIQQNTGLLNVGVGADLKDSTKNCVYINSTGLILSNSDYYTKDTEMAKTMKTAINTYLNKIAVLYGYSETGAKKKVDNAFKLDSMLAPSIIGQDEVTVDPNIYDRIYNVYTLEQLDQLAPNLKPSTMLKNIGLDKATKIILQEPEWLKALDKIYTKENVNIIKDALEIRFLYSTATLLGEKFENANKELAATLYGVEGETSREEQALNVISGIFSDEIGKLYVEKTFSKEEKEDVEALVKEIIANYKEKLQKVEWMSPETKTNAIKKLDTMTIKIGYPDKWMDYTDLDIKSIEEGSSLVENVFNIADWSFAKQVQSLNQPVDKTTFLISPQTVNACYNPSANDITFPAAILEAPYYDIHQSREANLGGIGAVIAHEISHAFDTNGSHFDEKGNVANWWTEQDYTKFEENTKKVRSFYSQIEVLPGQKVNGDLTVSENIADITAISCMLDILNKEKNPDYKAFFESWAKVWRIKSSEAYTEQLLQLDAHSPGKVRANAVVQQFEEFYEAYDVKEGDGMYVKPEDRLKIY; encoded by the coding sequence TTGAAATTAATTAAAAAAGCAAGACAAAAAATAAATATAGTGTTATTAGCTGTTGTTATGACCTTTTCTTCAGTACAACCTATAGCGGCTGAGCAGACAACAGTAGTAGCTAACAAGCAGGTAAGAATTCAGGATGATTTTTATACAGCCGTGAATGAAAAGTGGTTACAAGAAGCTGTGATTAAACCTGGTTATCCGTCTGTTTCAACTTTTGGAGAACTTGAAGATAAATGTAGAGTTCAATTAGATGCCATTTTCAAACAACTATTTGAAAATCAGAGTCAGTATAAAGCTAATAGTACCGAAAGGAAAATGATTAACTTATATAACAATTACTTAAATGTAGAAGCAAGAAATAAAACAGGTATCACACCTATTAAATCTTATATGGATGAAATTAAATCAGCTAAAGATCTTTCTGGGATTACAAAGTTACTTAACAACTTAAGAATTCAACAAAATACAGGGTTACTTAATGTAGGTGTAGGAGCAGATTTAAAGGATAGTACCAAAAACTGTGTTTATATTAATTCTACAGGTTTAATCTTAAGTAACTCTGATTACTATACCAAAGATACAGAAATGGCTAAGACAATGAAAACAGCAATAAATACGTATTTGAATAAGATAGCAGTCTTATATGGTTATTCAGAAACGGGAGCAAAAAAGAAAGTTGATAATGCTTTTAAACTAGATAGCATGTTAGCGCCTTCGATTATTGGTCAAGATGAGGTTACAGTTGATCCTAATATCTATGACAGGATTTATAATGTCTATACTTTAGAACAGTTAGACCAATTAGCACCAAACCTTAAGCCATCTACTATGTTAAAAAACATAGGACTTGATAAGGCTACTAAGATAATTCTTCAAGAACCAGAATGGCTGAAGGCCCTCGATAAGATTTATACAAAAGAAAATGTAAATATCATTAAAGATGCTTTAGAAATAAGATTTTTATACTCAACAGCTACACTCTTAGGAGAGAAGTTTGAAAATGCTAATAAGGAACTTGCAGCTACTTTATATGGTGTTGAAGGAGAGACTTCTAGAGAAGAGCAAGCACTAAATGTTATTAGTGGAATATTTTCAGATGAAATCGGTAAACTCTATGTAGAGAAAACTTTTTCTAAAGAAGAAAAGGAAGATGTTGAAGCTTTAGTAAAAGAAATCATTGCAAATTATAAAGAAAAGCTTCAAAAAGTAGAATGGATGAGTCCTGAGACAAAAACAAATGCAATTAAAAAGCTAGATACCATGACTATTAAAATTGGTTATCCAGATAAATGGATGGATTATACTGACCTTGATATTAAATCCATTGAAGAAGGAAGTTCTTTAGTAGAAAATGTATTTAATATTGCAGACTGGTCTTTTGCAAAGCAGGTACAGAGCTTAAATCAGCCAGTAGATAAGACAACGTTCTTAATATCACCACAAACCGTTAATGCTTGCTATAACCCAAGTGCTAATGATATTACATTCCCAGCAGCTATTCTGGAAGCACCTTATTATGATATTCATCAAAGTAGAGAAGCTAACCTAGGTGGTATTGGAGCAGTTATTGCTCATGAAATAAGCCATGCTTTTGATACAAATGGTTCTCATTTTGATGAAAAAGGAAATGTGGCTAACTGGTGGACCGAACAAGACTATACTAAATTTGAAGAAAATACTAAAAAGGTAAGAAGTTTTTATAGCCAAATAGAAGTTCTGCCAGGGCAAAAGGTAAATGGAGATTTGACAGTATCTGAAAATATTGCAGATATCACAGCTATTTCGTGTATGTTAGACATTTTAAATAAAGAAAAGAATCCAGATTACAAGGCTTTCTTTGAGTCTTGGGCAAAGGTGTGGCGTATTAAATCATCAGAAGCATATACTGAACAATTATTGCAATTAGATGCTCATTCACCAGGTAAAGTAAGAGCTAATGCAGTTGTACAGCAATTTGAAGAGTTCTACGAAGCTTATGATGTAAAAGAAGGTGATGGTATGTACGTTAAACCAGAAGATAGATTAAAGATTTATTAA
- a CDS encoding starch-binding protein, with protein sequence MKKKFFTKKLAAFLGALGIAFSVIPTTAFNEAVIYAATQTPNLNNIKTKDGIIIQMHMWSFNNIKSKLPELAAAGYKAVQVSPIQGCIRGTEWWALYQPTNQAIGNPLGSRDDFKALCSEAEKYGIDIIVDAVMNHMANNGKGREDEWSSQVVDEFKNWDYYHHVGQNSTPDYKDRYRTTQGGIGMPDLNTQHPAIQQKAINFLNDCIASGADGFRFDAVKHIETNVGEDVGKSWAGNYWTNVLGNLNNKNNLFIYGEALDEANSNADNIGGYASFMSVTDHYYGKTLRDAVRNYNLPAAQSWDINTLPTGTRVSYVENHDNYEHNESNITDEQRTFAWGILAARANVTPMYLSRRTGSIGSMGTNDWNNDQVKAVNWFHNAMIGQNEYLRYPNGNTCMQIDRGTKGIAFVNEGSGFNLNNAPTNLASGTYTDKGGSGQSYTVSGGKISGYVPSNRIIVLYDNGGIIIPPTTKAVTCNPETPVVSSQATITYDASNTVLNGASKVNIHWGYDGWKGAKTESMTSLGSNKWSFTLTVPSGATSNLDLVFNNGGSTWDNNNSTDYSITITAKVTPPIPANRVAYFDNSTFNWNNVYVYVYDESGSTVKEVAKWPGVPMNSKGNHLYEYTLTTDWTDARVIFNNGNTSAQIPDSGQKGFALTGIQIYQNNAWANYDPIEIPSTKTIVYFDNSSYNWSNVYIYVYDEKSTSSIQEVAKWPGVPMKNEGNGIYSYEITQDWANKRVIFNNGSNTQVPGSGQEGYPISISNMILQNGIWATK encoded by the coding sequence GTGAAGAAAAAGTTTTTTACTAAAAAATTGGCTGCCTTTTTAGGTGCCTTAGGTATAGCATTTTCTGTTATACCTACCACAGCTTTCAATGAAGCTGTTATTTATGCTGCTACGCAAACACCTAATTTAAACAACATCAAAACTAAAGATGGTATCATTATTCAAATGCATATGTGGTCCTTCAACAATATTAAAAGTAAATTACCTGAATTAGCTGCAGCTGGTTATAAAGCTGTTCAGGTTTCTCCTATCCAAGGCTGTATTCGAGGAACAGAATGGTGGGCATTATACCAACCAACTAATCAAGCAATAGGTAATCCATTAGGCTCAAGAGATGATTTTAAAGCGCTTTGTTCAGAAGCTGAAAAATATGGTATTGATATTATCGTAGACGCAGTTATGAACCATATGGCTAACAACGGTAAGGGACGTGAAGATGAATGGTCTTCTCAAGTAGTAGATGAATTTAAAAATTGGGACTACTACCATCATGTTGGTCAAAACAGTACACCAGATTACAAGGATAGGTACCGTACTACTCAGGGTGGCATAGGTATGCCTGATTTAAATACCCAGCACCCTGCAATACAACAAAAAGCTATTAACTTTTTAAATGACTGTATTGCTTCTGGTGCTGATGGTTTTAGATTTGATGCTGTTAAACATATTGAAACCAATGTTGGCGAAGATGTTGGTAAGAGCTGGGCTGGTAACTATTGGACTAATGTCTTAGGTAATTTAAATAATAAAAACAATTTATTTATCTATGGCGAAGCTCTAGATGAAGCTAATAGCAATGCTGATAATATTGGAGGTTATGCTAGCTTTATGAGTGTAACTGACCATTATTATGGTAAAACTTTAAGAGATGCCGTTAGGAATTATAACCTACCTGCTGCACAAAGCTGGGATATTAATACTCTTCCTACTGGCACACGTGTTTCTTATGTAGAAAACCATGATAACTATGAGCATAACGAATCTAATATCACTGATGAACAGCGCACTTTTGCTTGGGGTATTTTAGCTGCTAGAGCTAATGTAACTCCTATGTATCTTTCAAGAAGAACAGGTTCAATTGGTTCTATGGGAACTAACGATTGGAATAATGATCAAGTAAAAGCTGTTAACTGGTTCCATAACGCTATGATTGGGCAGAACGAATACCTTCGCTATCCAAATGGTAATACTTGTATGCAAATCGATCGTGGTACTAAAGGTATCGCATTTGTTAATGAAGGCTCTGGTTTTAATTTAAATAATGCACCAACCAATTTAGCTAGTGGTACTTATACTGATAAAGGTGGTTCTGGCCAAAGCTATACTGTTTCAGGTGGTAAAATCTCAGGCTATGTTCCTAGTAATCGTATTATAGTTTTATATGATAACGGTGGTATTATTATCCCTCCTACTACCAAAGCTGTTACTTGTAACCCCGAAACACCTGTAGTATCTAGTCAAGCTACCATTACTTACGATGCCTCTAACACTGTTTTAAATGGCGCTAGTAAAGTAAATATTCATTGGGGATATGATGGTTGGAAAGGTGCTAAAACCGAAAGTATGACCAGTCTTGGCTCTAATAAATGGAGCTTTACTTTAACTGTTCCTTCTGGTGCTACCTCAAATCTTGATTTAGTATTTAATAACGGCGGAAGTACTTGGGATAATAATAATTCTACAGACTATAGTATTACCATTACAGCTAAAGTAACACCTCCTATTCCGGCTAACAGAGTAGCTTATTTTGATAACTCGACTTTTAACTGGAACAACGTCTATGTATATGTGTATGACGAAAGTGGAAGTACTGTAAAAGAAGTTGCTAAATGGCCTGGTGTACCTATGAATAGTAAAGGTAATCATTTATATGAATATACTTTAACTACTGATTGGACAGATGCTAGAGTTATCTTTAATAACGGTAATACTTCTGCTCAAATACCTGATTCTGGTCAAAAAGGGTTTGCTTTAACAGGTATCCAGATTTATCAAAATAATGCTTGGGCTAATTATGACCCTATCGAAATTCCTTCTACGAAGACTATTGTTTACTTTGATAACTCTAGCTATAACTGGAGTAATGTATATATCTATGTTTATGATGAAAAGAGTACTAGCTCTATCCAAGAAGTCGCTAAATGGCCTGGTGTCCCTATGAAGAATGAAGGTAATGGTATCTATAGCTATGAAATCACACAAGACTGGGCGAATAAGAGAGTTATCTTTAATAATGGCTCTAATACCCAAGTTCCTGGTTCAGGTCAAGAAGGTTATCCTATATCTATCAGTAATATGATTCTTCAAAATGGTATTTGGGCAACTAAATAA
- a CDS encoding 2-isopropylmalate synthase encodes MSRKIYVLDTTLRDGEQVPGAKLNLNEKLEIARQLVKLKVDMMEVGFPSSSKGDFEAVKAIGQIAGKDVMVTGLGRAVKSDIDAIYESLRGAANPMIHIVLGSSNVHMEKKFSKSPTQVLEMGVEAVKYAKSLMPQVQYSLEDASRSDFEYMWKTIEAVVKAGATIINVPDTVGFAVPEEFGNLICKINDRLMNLNPNIILSVHCHNDTGLATANTLAAIRNGANKVECTINGIGERAGNTSLEEVVMGIKLHPKYYRGETNINIEEIYKTSRMVSAIMGLDVQVNKAITGENAFAHSSGIHQDGLLKSKEVYEIITPEEVGAPPMEIVLTARSGKHAFSYVTKKLGYNIPEIIEPEVYKSFLTMADQKKEVYDSDVMTLLESYTEITNNKEIKLWQLKEFQVTASSQMQVATVKLQKSEKMITRSESGEGAVDALYSAIIKAVDQSIDLMEYRIHNLGRGKESLGKVVVQIKHKEKLYQGKAIEKDVMKASAIALVNAINKVNLESI; translated from the coding sequence ATGTCAAGAAAAATCTATGTATTAGACACCACTTTAAGAGATGGGGAACAGGTACCGGGAGCAAAGTTGAATTTAAATGAGAAGTTAGAGATTGCAAGACAATTAGTAAAATTAAAGGTAGATATGATGGAGGTAGGTTTTCCATCCTCCTCAAAGGGAGATTTTGAGGCTGTTAAAGCTATTGGTCAAATAGCAGGTAAAGATGTGATGGTAACAGGACTTGGGAGAGCAGTAAAATCAGATATTGATGCCATTTATGAAAGTCTTAGAGGAGCAGCAAATCCAATGATTCATATTGTACTAGGGTCTTCGAATGTGCATATGGAAAAGAAATTTAGTAAGTCACCCACTCAAGTACTAGAAATGGGCGTAGAAGCGGTAAAATATGCTAAAAGTTTGATGCCACAGGTACAGTACTCTTTAGAAGATGCTAGTAGGTCTGACTTCGAATATATGTGGAAAACTATAGAGGCTGTAGTTAAGGCAGGAGCAACTATTATTAATGTTCCTGATACTGTGGGCTTTGCTGTTCCAGAAGAGTTTGGCAATCTGATTTGTAAAATCAATGACCGTTTGATGAATCTTAACCCCAATATTATTTTGAGTGTACACTGCCATAATGATACAGGGCTTGCTACAGCTAACACTTTAGCAGCTATTAGAAATGGTGCAAACAAAGTTGAATGTACCATTAATGGAATAGGAGAGAGAGCTGGTAACACTTCTTTAGAAGAAGTCGTCATGGGGATTAAACTTCATCCAAAATACTATAGAGGTGAAACTAACATTAATATAGAAGAGATTTATAAAACTTCAAGAATGGTAAGTGCCATTATGGGATTAGATGTTCAAGTTAATAAAGCAATTACAGGGGAAAATGCTTTTGCCCATTCTTCAGGTATTCATCAAGACGGACTACTTAAATCAAAAGAAGTCTATGAAATTATCACTCCAGAAGAAGTAGGTGCACCTCCTATGGAGATTGTATTAACCGCACGTTCTGGTAAGCATGCTTTTAGCTATGTGACTAAAAAGTTAGGCTATAATATACCAGAAATAATAGAGCCTGAAGTTTATAAAAGTTTCCTTACTATGGCAGATCAAAAGAAAGAAGTCTACGATAGCGATGTGATGACTTTGTTAGAAAGCTATACTGAAATTACTAATAATAAAGAGATAAAATTATGGCAGCTTAAGGAGTTTCAAGTAACTGCTTCAAGTCAGATGCAAGTTGCCACTGTTAAGCTTCAAAAGTCGGAGAAAATGATTACAAGAAGTGAAAGCGGAGAAGGCGCTGTAGATGCACTTTATAGTGCTATTATAAAAGCAGTAGATCAAAGCATAGATTTAATGGAATATCGCATCCATAATCTGGGGAGAGGTAAAGAAAGTCTTGGAAAAGTGGTGGTACAGATTAAACACAAGGAAAAACTTTACCAAGGGAAAGCAATTGAAAAAGATGTAATGAAAGCAAGTGCTATTGCCCTTGTTAATGCGATTAATAAAGTTAATTTAGAGAGTATTTAA
- a CDS encoding peptidase domain-containing ABC transporter gives MKIDMKKYIIKQHDERDCGAACLAMISYSYGLKYPLQRYREFSKTDISGTNLYGLVDGATQIGLQAEALNGSLEDLEVAINGGEISFPFIIHTIESHYIVVFDIKKNKVTIGDPSKGKVKYSKEEFIKIWSGYVITFKKTQEFKEGDYCQGNFARFFKLIGEQKSILISIFFLSLIISLIGIMGTFVFEAVIDNFLPSKDSLTKIVRGPINGILSFNLVFIVLIVVYLIQAIMQLVRNYLLAIVSKKIDISLMLSYYRHLMNIPVSAVKGRLTGEYLARFSDATTIRSAVSGATLTIMLDSTMVVFGGIILYFKSRLLFAISLIVISIYLIVILCYKKAIKTINYRIMENNSKLQSYFKETIDGIETIKANHAEEIVTQNTTRRFNILINDVLKGSIISSSQDVLLRLVETIGIVVVLWVGFYMVLNDIITVGMLLTFYALQGYFISPIKNIIKLQPMIQTAVVAAERLNDILDIGVERYDNEVEKLNIETIEYEGVSFRYSNNELTLRDINLKINEGERIAIVGESGCGKTTLVKLLLEFYIPEQGNIKINGQDISNISLGDIRRNIAYVDQNTFLFSDSIINNLKLGNPESTFEEIKEACRISKADKFINKTLLGYETYLDENGQNISGGQRQLLSIARSLVKGANIIVLDEATSNLDTITENNIGDTILDLSRELTLIIIAHKLSTIKECDRIYVMKEGGIVEHGTHKELIDKKGVYYQMYIADNKIAICAN, from the coding sequence ATGAAGATAGATATGAAAAAATATATTATTAAGCAGCATGATGAGAGGGACTGTGGTGCAGCTTGTCTTGCAATGATATCTTATTCTTATGGATTAAAATACCCTCTTCAGAGATACAGAGAATTTAGTAAAACAGATATAAGTGGAACGAACTTATATGGTTTAGTTGATGGAGCAACACAAATTGGATTACAAGCAGAAGCTTTAAATGGAAGCTTAGAAGATTTAGAGGTGGCTATTAATGGAGGAGAAATTAGTTTTCCATTTATTATTCATACAATAGAATCGCATTATATAGTTGTTTTTGATATCAAAAAAAATAAAGTTACCATAGGTGATCCATCTAAAGGAAAGGTTAAGTATTCTAAAGAAGAATTTATAAAGATTTGGTCAGGGTATGTGATTACTTTCAAAAAAACGCAAGAATTTAAAGAAGGAGATTATTGCCAAGGTAATTTTGCCAGATTCTTTAAACTAATAGGTGAACAGAAGAGTATATTGATAAGTATTTTTTTCTTATCTTTGATTATTTCTTTGATTGGGATAATGGGGACATTTGTTTTTGAAGCAGTTATAGATAATTTCCTACCTAGTAAGGATTCTCTAACAAAAATAGTAAGAGGGCCTATTAATGGTATTTTAAGTTTTAATTTAGTTTTTATTGTTCTAATTGTAGTGTATTTAATTCAAGCAATTATGCAATTAGTAAGAAATTATTTACTAGCTATTGTTTCAAAAAAAATAGATATTTCATTAATGCTTTCATACTATAGGCATTTAATGAATATTCCTGTTTCGGCTGTAAAAGGCAGGCTAACTGGTGAATATTTAGCACGATTTTCTGATGCTACAACAATACGTTCAGCGGTTTCGGGAGCTACATTAACAATTATGTTAGATTCTACTATGGTTGTATTTGGAGGTATAATTCTATATTTTAAGAGTAGGTTATTATTTGCTATATCATTAATAGTAATAAGTATATATTTAATAGTAATCTTATGTTATAAAAAAGCTATAAAAACTATAAATTATAGAATAATGGAAAATAATTCAAAATTACAATCATATTTTAAAGAAACTATTGATGGAATAGAGACTATTAAAGCTAACCATGCAGAGGAAATAGTGACGCAGAATACAACTCGAAGATTTAATATATTAATTAACGATGTGCTAAAAGGAAGTATTATTAGCTCATCCCAAGATGTGTTACTTAGATTAGTTGAAACAATTGGTATAGTGGTTGTTTTATGGGTTGGTTTCTATATGGTTTTAAATGATATAATCACAGTGGGGATGTTACTTACTTTTTATGCATTACAAGGGTATTTTATATCACCTATTAAAAATATTATAAAATTGCAACCTATGATACAGACAGCAGTTGTTGCAGCAGAAAGGCTAAATGATATATTAGACATAGGAGTAGAACGCTATGATAATGAAGTGGAGAAACTTAATATAGAGACCATAGAATATGAAGGTGTTAGCTTTCGTTATTCGAATAATGAATTAACATTAAGGGACATTAATCTAAAGATAAATGAAGGTGAGAGAATAGCAATAGTAGGTGAGAGCGGTTGTGGTAAAACTACGTTGGTAAAATTGCTGCTTGAATTCTATATTCCAGAGCAAGGAAACATAAAAATTAATGGACAAGATATTAGCAATATAAGTTTGGGCGATATAAGAAGAAATATAGCATATGTTGATCAAAATACATTTTTATTTTCGGATAGCATAATAAACAATTTAAAACTAGGTAATCCAGAATCGACATTTGAGGAAATCAAAGAAGCATGTAGAATAAGTAAAGCTGATAAGTTTATAAATAAAACACTATTGGGCTATGAAACGTATCTTGATGAAAATGGTCAGAATATTTCGGGAGGACAAAGACAACTTTTGTCAATTGCCAGATCTTTAGTAAAAGGAGCGAATATTATAGTTCTTGATGAAGCTACTAGCAATCTTGATACAATTACAGAAAATAATATAGGGGATACCATCCTAGATTTAAGTAGAGAGTTAACTCTTATTATTATAGCACATAAACTAAGTACGATAAAAGAATGCGATAGGATATACGTAATGAAAGAAGGGGGAATTGTTGAACATGGAACTCATAAGGAATTAATAGATAAGAAGGGGGTATATTATCAAATGTATATAGCGGATAATAAAATAGCCATATGTGCTAATTAG